In bacterium, the genomic window TCGTCAATCTCAGCCTGTTAGCACCTAAAGACTCCTTTTACTTACAATAATCGCTTGTCTTCCCGGCAGTTCCGTCGCCCGCTATCAAGCGGCTTGACATGCTGCTTGGTCTGTCGCGTTGCTTTTTTTTGGGGGTCTTTTTTGTCGCCATAGTTAACATGTTAAGCGTAGGCTGACGACATGTCAAAAGCCGTGATACAATGACGAGGTTTTGGAGAACATCATGGAAGAAACAACCACTACCACAGAAAAACCTGATACATCAAAGACGCAAGAGATCGATACAAATACCCCTGAAACGGGCGAGCCAACTATCGCTGAAGCTAAGGAAATGGCGGCGACACTCGACTCAATCCACCGCCTTGTGATTGAAGCTGCAGAGACGCGCAACCAATTGGCTGCTCTGCGCGATCAGCTCAAAGATGTGATGGAAAATAACCCAGAGTATCGTCAGATTGTCGATGAGATGAAAGAGCTCACGAAGAAGCGCGCGGAGGCGAAAAAAGCGCTCGCTGAAGATAAGGATTATCAGCAAGTATCAGCCGATCTAGATGACTACCGCTTGAAGCTCAAGGACATCAATGAGATCCTCTCACAACACTTGGTCTTGTATTACAACCAGACAAGCTCAACCAAGATCATTGACTCAAATGGTGAGACTCGCTCACTCATACTCTCGGCCAAGCTCGGCAAGACCGAAGCCTAGTCATACGACACCATAGCTCCTAGCTCAGTCGCAGGTCCGTAACACCGGCGAATTTTGCTATCTTCTCCGCATCACTCTTGATACCTTTCACCGAGTTGTAGATTGTATCGGCAAATAAGCCAACCCCGAGACCTACAAACTTATTGATGAGTCGAATCCGGCCCAGCTTGTCCGCGCGCGTTCTCTCGGCAGTAATATCTTTCTTGAGGAGCCCCAGGGCAATATCTGCAGTGGCTTTCTGAGGGTTACTCGCGAGCTCTTGAGAGAGGTCGGGGTATTCGGTTAGCATTTGTCGCGAAATTCGTATGGCCGATTCTGCCGAATACTGTGGATGTAGCGGTGAGTTGCGACGCAAGTCTTGGTCGAGATCATCCTGTACTCCTTCAAGCCTAGACATGTTTGTTTCTACAGTATCGCCTGCCTGTCTGCCTAGTGGTCTCGCTTCTACTTCACCATAAACACTCGTCAAGACTTCTTGTGTGGCTGATTTGTCTTGTGCGATATCCTCTGATAATGATTTAAATTTTTTTGACTCTCTTCTGTCTAAGAGCATGAGAGAAATTTTATCAAGGGTAGTCCGGCATGAAAGATATGCGCCGAGAAACGGGAATACTCCATCTATAGCTTCGGCGATCGGCTTCACTTGCTCGGGTAGATAGTTTTTTGCCGTAACAGCAGCTGCACCCAACACACCAACACCGATCGCGATTCCGCGCATGACTTTGTTCTGGCGGATACGGTCAACCATTCTGGTGGGCTTTTCTTTGGTAAAATCGCGCCTGGATTCTTCTCGATAGAATTGCTCACGAGCAACCGCATCAACGATGATGTGTCCGTATGTGCCGAGCAAATCTTCGCGTGACAAAGTGGTCTCACCGGCCTGATGAAGGCTAATCTTGGTAATTATTTGCTTTAGGTACCCAGAGCTTAAAGCATTCTCTGGAGATATTTGCAGTACATCCATCAAATAGTCGCTAAAGCAGTCGAAATATTTCCGCTCGGCTTCTTTAACTTTTGCTTCTCGGTCGGAGCGATGCAGAAGCTTGCCTGACGAGTCTTGCTGAGCATACACATAAGCTTTTCGAGCCTTTGCCAACGCTACATCGCTGTCGCGCACTGTGTTCGCTTCTGTTTCGAGGTCAGCATCGGATTCACTCTCGACTGATCTTTGATATTGGCCGTATATTTTGAGAAGTGCAACTTTATTTGTCGCGTCTATACCAGCCTGCGTAAGCACTTCTCTGCTGCCCTCATCAAGCTCCCCTGACCCATCGAGAGCAAGCAACGCACGAATCGAAGCATTCGTAAGCTTTGACGCCCCTAGCCTCTCCTGGGCCGCTCCAGCTTCACCCTCGCGCGCCGCAGCACTATTTTATAATCACGATAGAGTTCAACCTCCTGCCGCGCAAGTATGTGCCTTAGATCACTTGATAATCGCGCAGCACGATCGGGGCCCTCTTGTCCATCAACTTCTGAATTATTCGTGAGTTCTGCTGTGCTAGGCATATTATTGAGGCGTATTCTTCAGGCTAGTCCGAACCGCTAAGACACCGGCATGCAGATTCTGGATTTTCTCATTCTGTATGCGCTCAATTCGAGTTGATAGATCTGGTACTTTTGATGACAAGAAATCTTGTAACTGTACCGTGGCTTGCGATGTGTCTTTTGCTAGTATTTCTTCGAATACTACTTTATCGTGTGGAGGGAGTATGTCCTCAAGTTCTTCAGCGAGGGCGAGTAGGACGCTTTCTTGAAGAGCTGCAATGACGCTCGAGCGCTGCGGCTCGGGTAACTCCATAATCATCGAGTCATTCATACTACGATTATATAGAAGTTGTGCTTATTGTCTAAGCCTCGCCGTGCTCGCCCGCTTCGGCGGCATCTGCTTCTTCCTTAGTCTTGTGTATCGTGCCTGGTGCATGCTCGGCTGGGCTATAGAGGGAGTAGACTTTGAGGTCACTGTCACCGATGTTTTTGACATTGTGCCACGTGCCTGCGGGTATGAGCACTGCTGTGTCGGGCTGGAGCTCGGCGGTTTTCTCTACGCTTTCTCTGCTCTCGCCTGTCAGTAGTTCGGCGGCGCCAGCTTCTACACGCAAGAACTGATCAACATTGCCATGCACTTCCAGCCCAATCTCACTGCCTACTGGAATCGACATGACGGTCAACTGGGTATGCTCCCCGGTCCACAGCGTGGTGCGAAAATTTGTATTATTCTTGGTCTCTTCTTCAATTTGTACTACATATACTTTCCTATCATTCTCGGTCATGATGGCATCTCCCGTTTACTCCTCTATTATACGCGCTCGCGCCTACCGATTCTATCTGATAAATGCTATAATGCTGGGGTTCAGCACGAAATATATGTAGAGGGGTGTAGCTCAGCTGGCTAGAGCGTCGGTCTCCAAAACCGAAGGCCGCAGGTTCGATCCCTGCCACCCCTGCCAAGTCGGATTTTGAACGAAGCTCGAACCTTTTTCGAGCAAGATAATTAAATCCCGCCCTGCGGCTCGTCCGCCGGCATAGCCAGCGGCCCAAACCAAAAGATTTTTCTTCATGATTGTTTTGAATTTCGGCGGGTGGTTTTTTCTTTTTAATTGAATTCGAAAAATATTTTGGTTTGCCGAGCTAGCCTTACAATAACACCATTTTTCTGGTAACATTGTAATGTAGTTTGAGGTCAGTTTTCTCATTCCACCCATACAATTTAATGTTACTATTTTAATATGGTAGAGTCAAACAAAGTAAAGAAGTTACGAGAAAAGTTAGGACTATCCCAGGAAAGGCTGGCTCGGTTAGCCGATGTCTCAACTAACACGATTATCAACATCGAGTCTGGCAAACAGACAAATCCTACGATTTCAACAATAAAAAAGATAGCAAAGGCGCTCAACGTTAGTGTTGATGAACTGTTAAGGAAATAAGCATGGCCAAGTATCTTACAAGCGCAAAAAATGCAAAAAACGATGAATTTTATACTCGTTATGAAGATATATCGAAAGAGGTTGAGGCATATCTAGACTTTGACCCTGATGCTTTCAAGGGCAAGGTTGTCTACTGCAACT contains:
- a CDS encoding cupin domain-containing protein, whose product is MTENDRKVYVVQIEEETKNNTNFRTTLWTGEHTQLTVMSIPVGSEIGLEVHGNVDQFLRVEAGAAELLTGESRESVEKTAELQPDTAVLIPAGTWHNVKNIGDSDLKVYSLYSPAEHAPGTIHKTKEEADAAEAGEHGEA
- a CDS encoding helix-turn-helix transcriptional regulator, translating into MVESNKVKKLREKLGLSQERLARLADVSTNTIINIESGKQTNPTISTIKKIAKALNVSVDELLRK